The following proteins are encoded in a genomic region of Microcoleus sp. FACHB-68:
- the rph gene encoding ribonuclease PH, whose product MSWQRPDGRQADQLRPLSFERNFTRFAAGSVLAKCGDTQVLCTVTIQPGVPKFLKETGQGWLTAEYRMLPGATPQRQEREFLKLSGRTQEIQRLIGRSLRASLDMRALGERTVIVDADVLQADAGTRTTAITGGFVALADALETLLQSGALERSPIRHQVAAISVGLLEDELLLDLKYEEDVAAEVDLNVVMNEQLNIIEVQGTAESGSFSRHQLNQMMDIAEKGIRELLEIQRETLRTAIT is encoded by the coding sequence ATGTCTTGGCAGCGTCCTGATGGCCGGCAAGCAGACCAATTACGTCCCCTTTCTTTTGAGCGAAACTTCACCCGATTCGCAGCCGGTTCAGTTCTAGCAAAATGTGGGGACACTCAAGTTTTATGTACCGTCACAATTCAGCCTGGAGTCCCTAAATTCTTAAAAGAAACAGGTCAAGGCTGGTTAACGGCTGAATACCGAATGCTACCGGGAGCAACACCCCAGCGCCAAGAACGAGAATTTCTTAAACTCTCCGGGCGCACCCAAGAAATTCAGCGATTAATTGGGCGCAGTTTACGCGCATCTTTAGATATGCGAGCATTAGGAGAACGTACCGTTATTGTTGATGCAGATGTCTTGCAAGCAGATGCCGGCACCCGAACAACTGCAATCACCGGCGGTTTTGTTGCCCTAGCAGATGCTTTGGAAACACTCCTACAAAGCGGAGCATTAGAGCGTTCGCCCATCCGCCATCAAGTTGCAGCAATTTCAGTCGGACTTTTAGAGGATGAATTGCTTTTGGATCTCAAGTATGAAGAAGATGTCGCAGCCGAAGTCGATCTTAATGTTGTGATGAACGAGCAGTTAAACATTATTGAAGTTCAAGGAACTGCTGAATCTGGTAGTTTTAGCCGGCATCAACTCAATCAAATGATGGATATCGCAGAAAAAGGAATTCGGGAATTATTAGAAATTCAACGGGAAACGCTGCGAACGGCTATCACTTAA
- a CDS encoding DUF29 domain-containing protein, which translates to MQTKQDWEWLAVCSHYQTAVAVRQFLQEGKSVEAGEGLDSLIEAMGRTEKRAVQSQLIRLMSHIIKWKCQPQRRSSSWAITILSARTEIEDSQEEVPSLNRDFIQSIWDKCFNKAMKEAVVEIGKKCQLTSLSWEEVFEEEYSLIKDEEEGIE; encoded by the coding sequence ATGCAGACAAAGCAAGATTGGGAATGGTTAGCAGTTTGCTCTCATTATCAAACTGCTGTGGCTGTGCGGCAATTTTTACAAGAGGGAAAATCTGTGGAAGCCGGCGAGGGTTTAGATTCGCTGATTGAAGCAATGGGAAGAACAGAGAAGCGAGCGGTTCAAAGCCAGTTAATTCGGCTGATGAGCCACATTATCAAGTGGAAATGTCAGCCACAGCGCCGTTCATCGAGTTGGGCTATTACGATTCTATCTGCTCGTACTGAAATTGAAGATAGTCAAGAAGAAGTCCCCAGTTTGAATCGTGATTTCATTCAATCAATCTGGGATAAATGCTTCAATAAAGCGATGAAAGAAGCTGTTGTAGAAATTGGAAAAAAATGTCAGTTAACTTCTCTTTCTTGGGAAGAGGTGTTTGAGGAAGAGTATAGTTTAATTAAAGATGAGGAAGAAGGTATTGAATGA
- the bchB gene encoding ferredoxin:protochlorophyllide reductase (ATP-dependent) subunit B, which translates to MKLAYWMYAGPAHIGTLRVSSSFKNVHAIMHAPIGDDYFNVMRSMLERDRNFTPVTISSVDRNVLARGSQEKVVDNITRKDAEERPDLIVLTPTCTSSILQEDLENFVQRAQLDAKGDVMLADVNHYRVNELQAADSTLRQIVQFYIEKARKKGEIPEGKTEKPSVNILGISSLGFHNHHDCTELKRLMADLGIEVNEVIPEGASVHNLKKLPRAWFNLVPYREIGLMAARYLEKEFGTPYVDITPMGVVETARCIRKIQQVINAQGAEVDYEDFINEQTLHVSQAAWFSRSIDCQNLTGKKAVVFGDNTHAAALTKILAREMGIHVVWAGTYCKYDADWFREQVSEYCDEVIITDDHGQIGDAIARVEPSAIFGTQMERHVGKRLDIPCGVIAAPIHVQNFPIGYKPFCGYEGTNQIADLVYNSFTLGMEDHLLEIFGGHDTKEVIHKGISADSDLAWTKEAQGELNKVPGFVRGKVKRNTEKFARERGFSQINVEVMYAAKESVGA; encoded by the coding sequence ATGAAATTGGCTTACTGGATGTATGCCGGCCCCGCACACATCGGCACCCTACGTGTCTCCAGTTCCTTCAAAAACGTCCACGCCATCATGCACGCACCGATTGGCGATGACTACTTCAACGTCATGCGCTCGATGCTAGAACGGGATCGGAACTTCACGCCGGTGACGATCAGCTCGGTTGATCGCAACGTGTTGGCACGCGGATCTCAGGAAAAAGTGGTGGACAACATCACCCGTAAGGACGCTGAGGAACGCCCGGATCTGATTGTGCTAACTCCCACCTGCACTTCTAGCATTCTGCAAGAAGACTTGGAAAACTTTGTGCAACGCGCTCAGCTAGATGCCAAAGGCGATGTCATGCTGGCAGACGTGAACCACTACCGGGTGAATGAACTGCAAGCAGCCGACAGCACCCTGCGTCAAATTGTCCAGTTCTACATCGAGAAAGCTCGCAAAAAAGGCGAAATCCCCGAAGGCAAGACAGAAAAGCCTTCAGTTAACATTCTCGGCATTTCCAGCCTGGGTTTCCACAATCACCACGACTGCACGGAACTAAAGCGGTTAATGGCTGACCTCGGCATTGAAGTCAACGAAGTGATTCCAGAAGGCGCTTCGGTTCATAACCTCAAGAAATTGCCTCGTGCTTGGTTTAACCTGGTGCCTTATCGCGAAATCGGCTTAATGGCAGCGCGTTACCTAGAGAAAGAATTCGGCACACCTTATGTTGATATCACCCCGATGGGTGTGGTGGAAACAGCACGCTGCATCCGCAAGATCCAGCAAGTGATTAACGCTCAAGGCGCTGAAGTTGATTACGAAGACTTCATCAACGAGCAAACGCTCCATGTGTCGCAAGCAGCTTGGTTTTCCCGCTCAATTGACTGCCAAAACTTAACCGGCAAGAAAGCGGTTGTGTTTGGCGATAATACTCACGCCGCCGCTTTAACAAAGATTCTGGCGCGTGAAATGGGAATTCACGTTGTTTGGGCCGGCACTTATTGCAAATATGATGCTGACTGGTTCCGTGAACAGGTAAGCGAGTATTGCGATGAAGTGATCATCACAGACGATCACGGTCAAATTGGCGATGCGATCGCTCGCGTCGAACCGTCTGCTATCTTTGGCACCCAAATGGAACGCCACGTTGGCAAGCGTTTAGATATTCCTTGCGGTGTGATTGCGGCACCAATTCACGTTCAAAACTTCCCGATTGGTTACAAACCTTTCTGCGGTTACGAAGGCACGAATCAAATTGCAGATTTGGTCTACAATTCCTTTACTTTAGGAATGGAAGATCACCTGCTGGAAATTTTTGGCGGACACGACACCAAAGAAGTCATCCACAAGGGAATTTCTGCTGATTCGGATCTGGCTTGGACAAAAGAAGCTCAAGGCGAATTAAATAAGGTTCCTGGCTTTGTTCGAGGTAAAGTAAAACGCAATACTGAGAAGTTTGCCCGTGAGCGTGGCTTCAGTCAAATTAATGTTGAGGTGATGTACGCGGCTAAGGAATCTGTCGGCGCATAG
- a CDS encoding GUN4 domain-containing protein translates to MSKKSKSQSGDEPKQGSSKEDKKHKRETLLRLEAKLDEMQAQLQQAGEERAQLLSLLQEAAQERVYLQSQLEWVLYRLEQGNVAQTEEQSETDQYSEVGIDYSELQNLLESGKWQKADRQTWEVMLKAAGREKEGWLTVEDIQNFPCTDLRMIDWLWEHYSNGHFGLSVQQRIWQSSNTSYTDFCDCIGWRVRGGWLYYNELSFNLNAPAGHLPVLGWRQRACYGVGKCTASESISHLSARLSTCNLP, encoded by the coding sequence ATGTCTAAAAAATCTAAATCTCAATCAGGTGATGAGCCTAAGCAAGGCAGTTCTAAGGAAGATAAAAAGCATAAGCGGGAAACGCTTTTACGTCTAGAAGCAAAATTAGATGAAATGCAGGCGCAGTTGCAACAGGCAGGGGAAGAAAGAGCGCAGTTGCTATCTCTGTTGCAGGAAGCAGCACAGGAAAGAGTTTATTTGCAATCGCAGTTGGAATGGGTGTTATACCGGCTCGAACAAGGAAATGTAGCGCAAACCGAAGAACAAAGCGAAACTGATCAGTATTCAGAAGTTGGAATCGACTACAGCGAATTGCAGAACTTGCTTGAAAGTGGCAAATGGCAAAAAGCTGATCGGCAGACATGGGAAGTGATGCTAAAAGCTGCCGGTAGAGAGAAAGAAGGGTGGCTAACGGTTGAAGATATTCAAAACTTTCCCTGCACCGATTTACGCATGATTGATTGGTTGTGGGAACACTACAGCAATGGTCACTTTGGTTTAAGTGTACAGCAACGCATCTGGCAGAGCAGTAACACCAGCTACACAGATTTTTGTGATTGCATTGGATGGCGTGTTCGGGGTGGGTGGCTTTACTACAACGAACTCAGCTTTAATTTGAATGCGCCGGCAGGACATCTGCCGGTTTTAGGATGGCGGCAACGCGCCTGTTATGGGGTTGGCAAATGTACCGCTTCCGAGAGCATTTCTCATCTAAGCGCAAGACTTTCAACCTGTAACCTTCCCTAA
- a CDS encoding alpha/beta hydrolase-fold protein — protein MARLIFLPFLFFSLESCSNPKSAIQAQDVNPKEPNVSSPSPQPAAAKLKAGWSKNLKVDDVAYDIYIPQNYRNRSIVVLPGWDFPRTSWVEDSPLVKYADQYGYALILPEMLQTLYESSYYPETQLKWNKMPGGEFIKKRFIPEIQKRHNLLKQGENNTLLGLSTGGRGVALIALENPGLFVAGASLSGDFSQENTPEDRLMTAVYGSFNKFPERWKGRDNPMARVSEWKMPLYLAHGTADNIVPEEQSRLFYQALVQSQGNKIQVEYHPIKGAAHDYKFWGRQLPAVFTFFDKIIESR, from the coding sequence ATGGCACGATTGATATTTCTTCCTTTTTTATTTTTTAGTTTAGAAAGTTGTTCCAATCCAAAATCGGCAATCCAGGCTCAAGATGTTAATCCAAAAGAGCCAAATGTAAGTTCTCCCTCACCACAGCCGGCAGCAGCAAAACTTAAAGCCGGCTGGAGTAAAAATCTGAAAGTGGATGATGTTGCTTACGATATTTACATTCCCCAAAATTATCGCAACCGTTCGATAGTTGTCCTTCCAGGCTGGGATTTTCCGCGTACTAGCTGGGTAGAAGATTCTCCGCTTGTTAAATATGCTGATCAATATGGATACGCTCTGATTTTGCCAGAAATGTTACAAACCTTATATGAAAGTTCCTATTATCCAGAAACTCAACTGAAATGGAATAAAATGCCGGGGGGAGAATTTATTAAGAAGCGTTTTATTCCGGAAATACAAAAAAGACATAATTTGTTAAAGCAAGGGGAGAATAATACCTTGCTGGGACTTTCCACCGGCGGCAGGGGAGTCGCACTAATTGCTCTGGAAAATCCAGGGTTATTTGTAGCGGGAGCAAGTCTTTCTGGAGATTTTAGCCAAGAAAATACGCCCGAAGACCGGCTAATGACCGCTGTCTATGGTTCGTTTAACAAATTTCCTGAAAGATGGAAAGGTCGAGACAATCCGATGGCGCGAGTTTCAGAATGGAAGATGCCTTTATATCTTGCTCACGGTACGGCTGATAATATCGTACCCGAAGAACAAAGCCGGCTATTTTATCAGGCGCTTGTGCAAAGCCAGGGTAATAAAATTCAGGTGGAATATCATCCGATTAAAGGTGCGGCACATGACTATAAGTTTTGGGGGAGACAACTACCGGCTGTTTTTACATTTTTTGACAAGATCATTGAGAGTCGGTGA
- a CDS encoding chlorophyll a/b-binding protein: MSNTPAPNTDPTYQGQFQRKYGEFGTKFEFGSNPTAELWNGRLAMLGFLIALIVELTTGQGVLHFLGLY; the protein is encoded by the coding sequence ATGAGTAACACACCTGCACCCAACACCGACCCTACTTACCAAGGTCAATTCCAACGCAAATACGGCGAATTCGGAACCAAGTTCGAGTTTGGTTCTAACCCGACTGCCGAACTTTGGAACGGTCGTTTGGCAATGCTGGGCTTCCTGATTGCCCTGATTGTTGAGCTAACCACCGGCCAAGGTGTTCTCCACTTCTTGGGTCTGTACTAA
- a CDS encoding isochorismatase family cysteine hydrolase has translation MSEALLIVDVQAGFINDFTHHIPQRIVRLIQAGEYAPLIFTRFINDQEGPYCRFLNWNGCAGDPEINIVPELQPYASPDLIFAKSGLCGMPDELTGYLRENSIEKIFIAGIDTDMCVLKIAMDVFDIGIEPIVITDCCASTAGLQAHLAGLAVLSRNIGANRLRDAGLSEGMLAAPAAS, from the coding sequence ATGTCTGAGGCATTACTCATCGTTGATGTGCAAGCCGGCTTTATTAACGACTTCACGCATCATATCCCGCAACGCATCGTCCGCCTGATCCAAGCCGGCGAGTATGCACCACTGATTTTTACTCGGTTCATTAACGATCAAGAAGGGCCGTACTGTCGCTTTCTCAACTGGAATGGATGCGCCGGCGATCCTGAAATTAACATTGTCCCAGAACTGCAACCCTATGCCTCGCCGGATCTAATCTTTGCTAAGTCGGGACTGTGCGGGATGCCAGATGAACTCACCGGCTATCTGCGCGAAAACTCTATCGAGAAAATTTTTATTGCCGGCATCGACACAGATATGTGTGTGTTGAAAATTGCAATGGATGTGTTCGACATCGGCATTGAACCGATCGTGATCACCGACTGCTGCGCCAGTACAGCCGGCTTGCAAGCGCACCTAGCCGGTTTGGCGGTACTTAGCCGTAATATTGGTGCCAACCGGCTACGCGATGCCGGTCTGAGTGAGGGAATGCTGGCTGCACCTGCTGCATCCTGA
- a CDS encoding mechanosensitive ion channel family protein — protein MPEFLSKVLWLCQVETADPQLLDPRRYAAVLQALEVWRKLLDLGFKVVPQFLWALGILLLTRLTIGVISRSLRRVLNRTEPTLRKFLIQAAEILTLVVGVVGALNAVGIQATSVVAVVGAAGIAIGLAWQNTLSHFAAGVMLISLRPFEVGDTIEGAGVAGTVDGIGIFSTTLLTPDRVKIIVPNGQLFNGTLKNTTAVGTRRVDIEVNIGERPIGPTMVQLISLVQTHPLVLEEPQPSCIVVSIATGTVLSLRPWCAAEAYEQVKSQVQQIVKETLKETEPPADDC, from the coding sequence ATGCCTGAATTCCTCTCCAAAGTCCTCTGGTTATGTCAAGTTGAAACAGCCGATCCTCAGCTATTAGATCCGCGCAGATATGCGGCTGTATTGCAAGCGCTGGAAGTTTGGAGAAAGCTGCTTGACTTAGGCTTTAAGGTTGTCCCTCAATTTCTCTGGGCGCTGGGAATTTTGTTACTCACGCGATTAACCATTGGTGTGATCAGTCGTTCCTTGCGCCGCGTCCTCAATCGCACAGAACCCACATTACGCAAGTTCCTGATCCAAGCCGCTGAAATTTTAACGCTGGTTGTCGGTGTTGTGGGTGCTTTGAATGCGGTGGGAATTCAGGCAACAAGTGTGGTTGCGGTGGTGGGAGCTGCCGGTATTGCCATCGGTTTGGCTTGGCAAAATACGCTTTCTCATTTTGCTGCCGGTGTGATGCTCATCAGTTTGCGTCCGTTTGAGGTGGGGGATACTATTGAAGGTGCCGGTGTTGCCGGTACGGTAGATGGCATCGGCATTTTTTCCACAACCCTTTTAACCCCAGATCGCGTCAAAATTATTGTGCCGAACGGTCAACTTTTTAATGGGACGCTGAAAAATACAACTGCAGTGGGTACGCGGCGGGTTGATATCGAAGTTAATATTGGCGAACGTCCTATCGGCCCGACAATGGTTCAGCTAATATCACTGGTTCAAACCCATCCGCTTGTTTTGGAAGAACCGCAGCCAAGTTGTATTGTTGTCTCGATAGCAACCGGAACGGTTTTATCTTTACGTCCTTGGTGTGCGGCTGAAGCTTACGAACAGGTGAAATCGCAAGTGCAACAAATTGTTAAAGAAACGCTCAAAGAAACTGAGCCGCCGGCAGATGATTGTTAA